The Nicotiana tabacum cultivar K326 chromosome 14, ASM71507v2, whole genome shotgun sequence genome contains a region encoding:
- the LOC107768862 gene encoding uncharacterized protein LOC107768862 isoform X1 — MLMHRLVILINIRLASVVGPLRIFLQRTSYSAILTNSTSTFRCLKTITPSVDPDSNPFGGKGSCSRSVPNDDYFATIHHISNIVRRDIYMERTLNKMHISSIVNSELVYRILRSCCQHGIESFRFFNWARTQHPQYDPTTVEFEELLKTLARTAHWETMWKVVQQMKAQNIPISPSIVSFIIEHYGKRGLIDQAVELFNRLKNFNCPHTTEVYNALLFALCEVKNFQGAYALIRRMIRKDTVPDKKTYSILVNGWCSAGKMREAQEFLEEMSRKGFNPPVRGRDLLIDGLLNAGYLESAKGLVRKMTKEGFVPDVGTFNSLAEAICKTGEIDFCIDLFNDVCRLGICPDIETYKIVITAASKVGRIDEAFQILHRSIEDGQRPFPSLYAPILKAFFRRGQFDDAFSFFSEMKLKGHPPNRPLYTMLIKMCTRGGRFVEAANYLVEMTELNLLPMSRSFDMVTDGLKNCGKHDLAKRIEQLEISIKGI, encoded by the exons ATGTTAATGCACCGACTGGTTATTTTAATTAATATCAGATTGGCAAGTGTTGTCGGTCCTCTAAG AATCTTTCTTCAAAGGACTTCATATTCAGCTATATTAACCAACAGCACCAGCACTTTTAGGTGTCTTAAAACTATAACACCTTCCGTCGACCCGGATAGCAATCCTTTCGGGGGCAAAGGTAGTTGCAGCAGAAGTGTACCTAATGATGACTACTTTGCGACAATTCATCATATATCTAACATTGTTCGGCGAGATATTTACATGGAGCGGACCCTCAACAAGATGCATATTTCTAGTATTGTTAACTCAGAACTGGTTTACCGTATCCTTCGAAGTTGTTGCCAACATGGTATTGAATCATTTCGCTTCTTTAATTGGGCTCGGACTCAACACCCTCAGTATGACCCAACGACCGTCGAGTTTGAAGAGCTTCTTAAAACCCTTGCCCGAACTGCCCACTGGGAGACAATGTGGAAAGTAGTCCAGCAGATGAAAGCCCAGAATATCCCTATCTCACCCTCCATCGTTTCATTTATTATTGAACACTATGGTAAGCGTGGTCTCATTGATCAGGCTGTCGAGCTCTTCAACCGGCTCAAGAACTTCAATTGTCCTCATACCACCGAAGTATACAATGCTTTGCTTTTTGCTCTTTGCGAGGTCAAGAATTTCCAAGGGGCCTATGCATTGATTCGGAggatgatacgaaaagatactgTTCCGGATAAGAAGACATATTCCATTCTTGTAAATGGCTGGTGTTCGGCAGGGAAGATGAGAGAGGCACAAGAGTTTTTGGAGGAAATGAGTCGAAAGGGATTCAATCCTCCGGTACGCGGGAGGGACCTTCTAATTGATGGGTTGCTTAATGCTGGCTATCTTGAATCAGCTAAAGGGCTGGTGAGGAAAATGACAAAGGAGGGGTTCGTTCCAGATGTTGGAACTTTCAATTCGTTGGCAGAAGCTATATGTAAAACCGGGGagattgatttttgcattgaccTTTTCAATGATGTTTGTAGATTGGGGATTTGTCCTGATATTGAGACTTATAAGATTGTGATAACTGCAGCATCAAAAGTAGGGAGGATAGATGAGGCATTTCAGATTCTTCATCGGTCAATTGAAGATGGACAACGGCCATTTCCTAGTTTATATGCTCCAATTCTAAAAGCTTTCTTCCGCAGAGGACAGTTTGATGATGCATTTAGCTTTTTCAGTGAGATGAAGCTGAAGGGGCATCCACCGAATCGCCCACTTTATACTATGTTGATAAAGATGTGCACTCGTGGAGGTAGATTTGTAGAGGCTGCTAACTATTTAGTAGAAATGACCGAGTTAAATCTGTTGCCTATGTCACGAAGCTTTGACATGGTCACAGATGGATTGAAGAATTGTGGGAAGCATGATCTAGCCAAAAGGATCGAGCAGTTGGAGATATCCATTAAAGGCATCTGA
- the LOC107768862 gene encoding uncharacterized protein LOC107768862 isoform X2 produces the protein MLSMFARIFLQRTSYSAILTNSTSTFRCLKTITPSVDPDSNPFGGKGSCSRSVPNDDYFATIHHISNIVRRDIYMERTLNKMHISSIVNSELVYRILRSCCQHGIESFRFFNWARTQHPQYDPTTVEFEELLKTLARTAHWETMWKVVQQMKAQNIPISPSIVSFIIEHYGKRGLIDQAVELFNRLKNFNCPHTTEVYNALLFALCEVKNFQGAYALIRRMIRKDTVPDKKTYSILVNGWCSAGKMREAQEFLEEMSRKGFNPPVRGRDLLIDGLLNAGYLESAKGLVRKMTKEGFVPDVGTFNSLAEAICKTGEIDFCIDLFNDVCRLGICPDIETYKIVITAASKVGRIDEAFQILHRSIEDGQRPFPSLYAPILKAFFRRGQFDDAFSFFSEMKLKGHPPNRPLYTMLIKMCTRGGRFVEAANYLVEMTELNLLPMSRSFDMVTDGLKNCGKHDLAKRIEQLEISIKGI, from the coding sequence ATGCTTTCAATGTTTGCCAGAATCTTTCTTCAAAGGACTTCATATTCAGCTATATTAACCAACAGCACCAGCACTTTTAGGTGTCTTAAAACTATAACACCTTCCGTCGACCCGGATAGCAATCCTTTCGGGGGCAAAGGTAGTTGCAGCAGAAGTGTACCTAATGATGACTACTTTGCGACAATTCATCATATATCTAACATTGTTCGGCGAGATATTTACATGGAGCGGACCCTCAACAAGATGCATATTTCTAGTATTGTTAACTCAGAACTGGTTTACCGTATCCTTCGAAGTTGTTGCCAACATGGTATTGAATCATTTCGCTTCTTTAATTGGGCTCGGACTCAACACCCTCAGTATGACCCAACGACCGTCGAGTTTGAAGAGCTTCTTAAAACCCTTGCCCGAACTGCCCACTGGGAGACAATGTGGAAAGTAGTCCAGCAGATGAAAGCCCAGAATATCCCTATCTCACCCTCCATCGTTTCATTTATTATTGAACACTATGGTAAGCGTGGTCTCATTGATCAGGCTGTCGAGCTCTTCAACCGGCTCAAGAACTTCAATTGTCCTCATACCACCGAAGTATACAATGCTTTGCTTTTTGCTCTTTGCGAGGTCAAGAATTTCCAAGGGGCCTATGCATTGATTCGGAggatgatacgaaaagatactgTTCCGGATAAGAAGACATATTCCATTCTTGTAAATGGCTGGTGTTCGGCAGGGAAGATGAGAGAGGCACAAGAGTTTTTGGAGGAAATGAGTCGAAAGGGATTCAATCCTCCGGTACGCGGGAGGGACCTTCTAATTGATGGGTTGCTTAATGCTGGCTATCTTGAATCAGCTAAAGGGCTGGTGAGGAAAATGACAAAGGAGGGGTTCGTTCCAGATGTTGGAACTTTCAATTCGTTGGCAGAAGCTATATGTAAAACCGGGGagattgatttttgcattgaccTTTTCAATGATGTTTGTAGATTGGGGATTTGTCCTGATATTGAGACTTATAAGATTGTGATAACTGCAGCATCAAAAGTAGGGAGGATAGATGAGGCATTTCAGATTCTTCATCGGTCAATTGAAGATGGACAACGGCCATTTCCTAGTTTATATGCTCCAATTCTAAAAGCTTTCTTCCGCAGAGGACAGTTTGATGATGCATTTAGCTTTTTCAGTGAGATGAAGCTGAAGGGGCATCCACCGAATCGCCCACTTTATACTATGTTGATAAAGATGTGCACTCGTGGAGGTAGATTTGTAGAGGCTGCTAACTATTTAGTAGAAATGACCGAGTTAAATCTGTTGCCTATGTCACGAAGCTTTGACATGGTCACAGATGGATTGAAGAATTGTGGGAAGCATGATCTAGCCAAAAGGATCGAGCAGTTGGAGATATCCATTAAAGGCATCTGA